AATGAACAATGATGTTGACTCTTGCACCTAAAACTAGAGGCAGAGATACGCAGAGGTACAAGAGTACCATACCCTACCTATATATGCATCATAAAAGAGAAAACTTTCTTCGATATATGACCATAAAGAAGCCacatttcaattcaattcaattcaattttaaattgGACTTTTTTACTACTTTGCATTATATTTAATGTCCTTGTTGGGTAATCTGTCACTATCTTAGACCTCAATTACTCATCAACCCCATTTGAGATCTCATCTACCCCTATATTACCCTCCAccccttttattttttcttggtGAACCCCATTGATTATTAGACCCTTGTTAGAAATTTGTGACCTTTACTTATATATTTGAAGCCATGGAACTTAGTAAATCAGGTAACAAGAGTGTGCattaacattattattatattatgatCTTGTGTTAGTtaatgtttgaatttgaaacCTTTTGGTGATGGCAGAGTTAGAGGAGAGGATGAAAGTGCTGACAATGGGGACAACAGAAAATGAAGACGAAGAAGTGGGTGACACATTTGCAGAGAGAGCTGAGTCTTATTACCAAAAGAGGCCTCAGTTACTTTCCCTTTTGCAAGATTTATACAATGGCTACATCACTTTATCTGATAGGTACATTCAAACACTTGCAAAGCAGAAACAACAGCAAAACttgaatcaccaccaccaccatagCAGGCACTCTTCACAGGTTTCAACACTTGATGGAGGAGGGTTTTCTGACCAAGAAGAAAGTAGCATTGGGGTAACAAGCAATGTTGATTATTCGGATACCGAAAGCGCGATCTCGTACCAACCACAATCCAATGTGGTGAAGTTGAAGCATGTGAATTCAAGCATGAGTCCAATTCTTGATCTTGATGTCATTGTTGCTGAGCTTGTGATGAAGAATGTGGAGTGTGATGTGATGGTTCATGAGGTTGGTGCAATGGAGAGGAAGTACTGCGAATCATCGCGGAAGAACGAGCTTCAGAAGAGTCTACTTGAGGTTTTGGAGTCTGAGAGGCTTGTTTTGTTGAATGAGAATGCTAGTTTGAGTTATAGGGTGAACACATTGGTGGAGGAGAACAAGGAACTTGTGTCCGAATCGGCTTTCGTGAAGCGCAAGGCAGGGGAATTGGCGAAATGTGTGCTCAAGATGAGGGAGGATCATAGAGTGTTTATGCTGCATAGGAAGATTGAGGATCTTCAGGCTCAGATTCATGGATTGGAGAAGAGGAACAAGGAGTATTATGAGAGGCTTCTCAAGAGAGATAACAACAATGGTGTTGGTGATAATGGAGTATGCAAAGGGAATAAGAACAATGATGTTGGTGGCAATGGAATATCTTTGGAGGTTCGTGTTCTCAGAAGGTTCAAGTGGAAAGATGTTGGaagtgtttcttcttcttcttctactggTTCTGTTTCTGGAAGGAGCTTTGATGATCTCaagaagaataagaataagaaagGAACTAGTTTGTGGAAGAAGCTCAAGAACATGGACTTGATTCTCTGTGGGATGAATCCAACATGTGCTTGATCCCAAGCTTTCACACTTGCCATTGGTTTGCGTTTTCATTCAGTTTTTCTGCTTTCAAAATTCTAtggaggaaaaagagaaaaaaatatttcacttgttttttcttcatttttctttgttgaatcttgaaaatagaaaatattaaaaatgaaaacGCAAATTTAATGCAATTAAAGTACCAAATTAACCCTCCGAATTAACCCTCCCAAGATTATTGGCCTAATATAGTTTCTTAGAATTTAGAAACTATAATCTTGGAGACTGGTTTGATAGTTTACTTAGAATCAAAATATGTATACTTTTTGGTTCTTTTACTAAATGTACTTACTTATTAGTGTTAACAAGCCTTGATGTATATTCCAATGTGAGGTCTATGAATACCTCTTAGCTAAAGTTAATCCATAATGATTAAACTAATTGTAGATTAGGGAACATTATATTAGAGGCAATGCTTTTTTGCCTCTACTATTTATTAGCTTATCTAATTGTGCTATTGCTGTTTATTTTGCTCAGGACTCTTATAAATGCAGAAGATCCATGCTTGTTGAATGATGTAACGCGTATATAATAGTTGAAGCATCAAGTTcttaacattttattttatctaaaattATTGGTTCTCAGCCATGTTTTGCGTATGTTGTTACTTGTTCATATTAGGTTTCTTTCATTCAGATCTTCcaatgaaattttaaaattgtcatGATAGGATTAGCTTAGCTCGAACAGAAATATATCGGGTGGATTGAGTTATTAAATGATTGATGTTTGAATTTATTATCGTCTAAATTTGGTGGGGTCAGTTATTGATATTTGGTacgggcctgctacacatacaaacAAAAAGGATCTACAAATTTTACAAGTTCCCAGTCCACACATCATTCACACGCGCACTCATCTCAGTTTGAATGGAGCGTAAATTGCACGTGTCCCACTCAAACGGTTTCTCTTCGCAAATAACGCTCCTTAATGGCGCACTCTTCCACTTCTCCAACCCGTTTGAAGAAAACACAAACCGTCCATTTTCGAGCAACATTCCAAACTGTAGAGATAGCACTCGTCGCGAAGATCAGAACTCTCCATCAACACAACATAGAACTCTCGATCAACAATCTCCAGAAAAAACGAAGTTATAATACTCAAGGTACGTTAAGTTACTACTTTACGCATATTCTATATTTTCCAGATTTCGAAAACGAAGAactaggttttactgttcttctacgTTTTTCTAGGTTTTACAGTTTTTAATGTTCTACTTGTTCTAGGTTTTAATGTTATTCTTGGTTCTAGGTTATACTGTTCTTCTTAGTTGTTATAGGTGTTACTGTTCTTGTTGTTCTAGTTCTTCTGGTAATTGATTTTTGGAAGTATATTGCTTGATTTGGTGGGTGTATATGGAGTAttttgttgggtgtatatttctGAACTGATATACTGTAGTATAGTGATCACTTGCAACTGTTCTAATATTTGCTTGTCCATGGGTGTATATTGCTTCACCTTGTAATGTTGCTTGACGTTGTATATTAATGCATGTTTGAGTAATATCTtactgatatctatgggtgtatctgactcatatctatgggtgtatatGAATCATATGTATGGGTATATCTtactgatatctatgggtgtatctgactgatatctatgggtgtatctgaatCATATGTATaggtgtatctgactcatatctatgggtgtatcttattGATATCTATGAGTGTATTTTTCATTTCAGAAACAATGGCAGCCAGAAACCAAGCTAgaaaaaatgtaagaacaaataTATGTCTTATACAAAATCagttttatataatagaaatgTATCTGACTATAATTTTGGTGTTCTTCTACGTTCTTCTAGGTTTTActcttcttcttgttctagGTCTCATTTTACAGTTTTTAATGTTCTACTTGTTTTAGGTTTTACTGTTATTCTTGGTTTTAGGTTATACTGTTCTTCTTAGTTGTTCTAGGtgttattgttcttgttgttctagTTCTTCTCGTAACTGATTTTTGGGAGTATATTACGTAATTCGTTGGGTGTATATGGCATaatttgttgggtgtatatgacataatttgttgggtgtatatttctGAACTGATATACTGTAATATAGTAAACAGTTGCAACTATTCTAATATTTGCTTGTCCATGGGTGTATATTGCTTGACCTTGTAATGTTGCTTGACCTTGTATATTAATGCATGTTTGAGtgatatctgactgatatctatgggtgtatctgactcatatctatgggtgtatttttcattttagaaaaaatagctggaaaaaatgtaagaacaaataTATGTCTTAGATGAAATCagttttatataatagaaatatGTCTGACTAtaattttgctttgtttacaGCAAACCAAAGACCTTAAGTGTGCAACCCATTTGTTAAATGAGAAATTCAGAAACATGagcaaggagaagaaaacaatTGTTATGGATTTGGGATTTGGTGGCCTGATGCACATCCTGCCACTGATTAATGCAAACGAATGCACAACTTACACCCAAGTGTCAGATAGATTCTAAAGATATTGACACTGATTAATGTAATAAATTGAACACATGCTGTAAAAATTTGCCAATTATGAGTAAAATTTTCTCTActgtattcaaaatgtctgaATTACAGGTACAATAATATGAAGGAAAATATCAAACCAAATATACACCCATGACTTGACATTTTTTACACCCAAAGAAAGTTgaatatacacccaaaattcTATCCCCCAGATGCTTTATCCCTAaaaccctgaaccctaaaccctaaaccctaaaccctagacactaaaacctaaaccctaaaccctaaaccctaaaaccctaaaccctaaaccataaacctaaaccctaaaaacctaaaccctaaaccctaaaaccctaaaccctaaaccctaaaccataaatcctaaaatcctaaaccAAATGTCTGAAttacaggtactataatatgaagaAAAACATCAAACCAAATATACACCCATGACCTGACATTTTTTTACACCCAAATAAAGTTgaatatacacccaaaattcTATCCCCCTGATGCTTTATCCCTAAAATCCtgaaccctaaatcctaaaccctaaaccctaaaaactaaaccataaaccctaaaccctaaaaccctaaacccttacaccctaaaccctaaaccctaaaccctaaaccctaaaacctaaaacccttaaaccctaaaaccataataaaaaaaacaatattcTATAACATAAATAGCatgtgaaatatatatatatatatatatatatatatatatgtaaaatgtgaaacacaagaaaattcacaaaaatacacccaaaacaACAGTGCTTTTACACTCATATTCTGTaactatacacccaaagagTTATCCGCCGCTGCTGGTACCCTAAACTGATAATTCATAACACGTCCTTAAGCATCTCTGCTTAGTTTCCTAtgctgtttgagcatctctgctttACTTAGACAGCAAGGGTGTGAATGATCCAAcacaacctttgaaatgatccaagcagcaacatccttcaatgtgtgtatataatTTCTTGCAGGACAGTTTAAACCGACTGTCGAATTCGTCTTCTCGGttggagatattttagattttcatttttcctctctgctacatgtaatcaattTATTCTTAATCTCGTTTTCCTTCCTATTTGTCCTccaaactcttgtagaaaaacCTGCAGCCTTGGCGTAGTTCCTGTAAAATTTTTCAACATCTTTAAGGGTGGTAAAGGTCATTCCAACCTTGGGAACAAACTGGTCATCAACAACAGAGAGaggctgcagaatacaccatgtcaaaaactaaaaatacacccaatcatgtctgatataatacacccaaacgacaACCACTCaactaaaataacaaaaaaagccataaactgtaaatacacccACACTTTCCCCTAAAATATACCCAAAAAATTCTGATCTATACCCGAGCGTCTGCTATAAATTGCAgataattaatcaaaactaataCATTAGATTCAATCCACAGATTTATGTTCACGCGTTAATTTTACAGTCAATGTTCATGAATTAGTCAGCTACACAATGCTATACAAATAACTACAACAAAATTCACAGTAATCGTATGTAAATCAAACATCAGAACTTTGTTatattcaaattcataatccacTTCACCCTGATTCAGCTGACAATCTGAGGTTGAatcatccattatcttcaaaacgagttcaaattttgatttcagaaaccagaAAATCGAAAAGAAAACGAAGCTAGAGTTACAGAGAGAGGAAGTCACGTCAATGATGAAGAACAAACCAGTGAGAAAGTAGGGGAAAAGAACGATAAAAAAAGCAGGGCGCGCGAGAAGAAGAACGAAAAAATTTGGAAAGAAGGAGAACGAAGAAGGAAACGCGGGATCTGTTATATAGCGCGTGTAAAGGACGTAAtactgatgcgtgagcatcttgtctatcttttcctagtgaatttgcatctaatttgttgagtttaattaagaattaattatattttagccactatggatgctattttgagttttgtgcaattttatttattttaggtagcat
This sequence is a window from Arachis stenosperma cultivar V10309 chromosome 10, arast.V10309.gnm1.PFL2, whole genome shotgun sequence. Protein-coding genes within it:
- the LOC130956517 gene encoding kinase-interacting family protein-like isoform X2; the protein is MELSKSELEERMKVLTMGTTENEDEEVGDTFAERAESYYQKRPQLLSLLQDLYNGYITLSDRYIQTLAKQKQQQNLNHHHHHSRHSSQVSTLDGGGFSDQEESSIGVTSNVDYSDTESAISYQPQSNVVKLKHVNSSMSPILDLDVIVAELVMKNVECDVMVHEVGAMERKYCESSRKNELQKSLLEVLESERLVLLNENASLSYRVNTLVEENKELVSESAFVKRKAGELAKCVLKMREDHRVFMLHRKIEDLQAQIHGLEKRNKEYYERLLKRDNNNGVGDNGVCKGNKNNDVGGNGISLEVRVLRRFKWKDVGSVSSSSSTGSVSGRSFDDLKKNKNKKGTSLWKKLKNMDLILCGMNPTCA
- the LOC130956517 gene encoding kinase-interacting family protein-like isoform X1, which translates into the protein MEGVPNLLDMGKEKVISNGTLLSSSTKGFRDKSIIITNTNVIPSWLFTSISELEERMKVLTMGTTENEDEEVGDTFAERAESYYQKRPQLLSLLQDLYNGYITLSDRYIQTLAKQKQQQNLNHHHHHSRHSSQVSTLDGGGFSDQEESSIGVTSNVDYSDTESAISYQPQSNVVKLKHVNSSMSPILDLDVIVAELVMKNVECDVMVHEVGAMERKYCESSRKNELQKSLLEVLESERLVLLNENASLSYRVNTLVEENKELVSESAFVKRKAGELAKCVLKMREDHRVFMLHRKIEDLQAQIHGLEKRNKEYYERLLKRDNNNGVGDNGVCKGNKNNDVGGNGISLEVRVLRRFKWKDVGSVSSSSSTGSVSGRSFDDLKKNKNKKGTSLWKKLKNMDLILCGMNPTCA